A part of Vulcanisaeta moutnovskia 768-28 genomic DNA contains:
- a CDS encoding MFS transporter, protein MTRSRYLGLMEAISIIVPLTIAIRASNNMLMTTIPLLVRYNFHFSNTLVGLISALMAMMTFISSGFINARVKANVRRIIFIASSAVYAAIFPVFAFSTPLSIWVLSAVAGFSLGFLMPNVITSASLLPDRVARERLLNIYTLSLSISLILGPAIESLILRYFGLRESFLFFTAFPILALAMAPFVRFPQEDGDRHAISTRGVVTNPGFITAVLNIATYNVVFSFLMAFGGIYARDSFGLSYSEVELLFSLFFVTSFLGRLYLSIRPAERLWPYMAAAVMITVVGVSTIVLTNAPLVYAIALLILGIPHGTTYPLSVVSISRAFKPEHRNAANSLFFSFMMLIGIITPTITGYIADLIGIRNTFIVLIPPVIVALVLLRRYVKSVDKPHE, encoded by the coding sequence ATGACGAGAAGCCGATATTTAGGTTTGATGGAGGCCATTTCGATAATTGTCCCGTTAACAATAGCGATTAGGGCCTCTAACAACATGTTAATGACGACAATACCACTACTCGTTAGGTATAACTTTCATTTCAGTAATACGTTAGTCGGTTTAATCTCGGCCCTAATGGCAATGATGACATTCATCAGTAGTGGCTTTATAAATGCGAGGGTTAAGGCTAACGTAAGGAGGATAATCTTTATAGCCTCATCCGCAGTTTATGCGGCCATATTTCCTGTATTCGCTTTCTCAACGCCACTATCAATTTGGGTATTGTCGGCCGTGGCCGGCTTCTCGCTGGGCTTTCTAATGCCCAACGTAATAACCTCAGCAAGTTTATTACCAGATAGAGTAGCCAGGGAAAGACTACTTAATATTTATACGTTGTCATTAAGCATAAGCCTGATCCTGGGTCCCGCCATTGAATCATTAATACTGAGGTATTTTGGGCTTAGGGAATCCTTCCTATTTTTCACAGCCTTTCCAATACTTGCATTAGCAATGGCGCCCTTCGTTAGGTTTCCGCAAGAGGATGGCGATAGGCATGCAATTAGTACTAGAGGTGTTGTGACAAACCCTGGTTTTATAACGGCCGTCCTCAACATAGCCACGTATAATGTGGTTTTCTCCTTCCTCATGGCCTTTGGAGGCATATATGCAAGGGACTCATTTGGACTTAGTTATTCCGAGGTGGAGTTGCTGTTTTCCCTGTTCTTCGTAACATCATTCCTAGGCAGGCTATACCTATCAATTAGGCCTGCAGAGAGGCTCTGGCCATACATGGCTGCGGCAGTAATGATAACCGTAGTTGGTGTGTCCACGATAGTACTGACAAATGCGCCGTTAGTATACGCCATAGCATTGTTGATACTGGGTATCCCGCATGGTACTACGTACCCGTTGTCCGTGGTCTCCATATCAAGGGCATTCAAGCCGGAGCATAGGAATGCCGCCAATAGCCTGTTCTTCTCATTCATGATGCTCATAGGTATAATAACGCCGACAATAACAGGTTACATAGCCGACTTGATAGGAATTAGGAATACCTTCATTGTGTTGATACCACCAGTAATAGTGGCGTTAGTTCTCCTTAGGAGGTACGTTAAGTCAGTTGACAAACCCCATGAATAG
- a CDS encoding DUF3834 domain-containing protein, with amino-acid sequence MKIITAPGPVSYPLILATGEHKDLDLAFGKGGEEHNAYAITDSLTSLIRSGLRIDIVTVKKLMFVYPELRGPRIAVWRRGSAADVLTRALLDRGGLRAELIYADDWPSVLNMLNTGNAQSAVLNLGILEHDGEFLEDLVNAPGACGAQINGDPQYFIDVYNTGIRIARENPVDSADYVVSKLPIKLPRDFVLNILRRVDYGIYSPGDISGFIRLVRSYVDKP; translated from the coding sequence ATGAAAATCATAACCGCACCAGGCCCAGTCTCATACCCATTAATACTGGCAACAGGAGAGCATAAAGACCTGGACCTAGCCTTTGGCAAGGGCGGTGAGGAGCATAATGCATATGCGATTACGGACTCATTAACATCACTGATAAGGAGTGGTTTAAGGATTGATATTGTGACTGTTAAGAAACTAATGTTTGTATACCCTGAGCTAAGGGGGCCTAGAATCGCCGTTTGGAGACGCGGCAGTGCTGCTGACGTTCTCACTAGGGCGTTATTGGATAGGGGTGGTTTAAGGGCTGAGCTTATTTATGCCGATGATTGGCCATCAGTACTTAACATGCTCAATACTGGTAATGCACAAAGCGCGGTGCTGAATCTGGGGATTCTCGAACATGATGGTGAATTCCTTGAGGATTTAGTTAATGCGCCAGGTGCATGTGGTGCTCAGATTAATGGTGACCCGCAGTACTTCATAGATGTTTATAATACGGGCATTAGGATTGCCAGGGAAAACCCAGTTGACTCCGCCGATTACGTAGTTAGTAAATTACCGATTAAGTTGCCTAGAGACTTCGTCCTGAATATACTGAGGAGGGTTGATTACGGTATTTACAGCCCAGGTGATATATCAGGGTTTATAAGGCTTGTTAGAAGTTACGTGGATAAGCCATGA
- a CDS encoding SLC13 family permease: MISLSFAEYYVLAVLILAIILLLIRIIRYDVIGLLIMIMLIIGNVISPEKALAFIGSTTVIVLGSVMVISKALEESGFLDRLAEELDRVFGNEYLLLLIVMLITSLLSGFMSDVALVSIFIPFMYAVSRNHNKRLSKYLLPLSYAAIVGGRYTIFGTSTNLIIDQLWYERFGRYLSIFQFLDIGLIIILVSIPALLLIYLLLPNRESIVTTVDDLKIGEYVVEAQVNDDCEWVGKAKREVEKEYGIRIRSILPRRLSRSGKIHGGATLIMEVPVDKLPIISSVKGLTLVPQSTQIEGKDIVEALITSSSSLINYTISDLDVLNKYGVKIVGISAGSRRIYGRISHVILKSGDALLLMGDEESIAKFMSDYGLVPLRSKGAKLFDVRKGTLSVAVLVGATIASLFGVNIALAFLTGVIVLMLSGVVNYRRIYQYVDWSVLIFIASFLTLGYAMSSTGLSMVIAGVFPRSLIILFLITALIANFVNNVSAATIMTPIALTYPNPLLAVTVVAMASTTTFLTPFSHPANLLVYNPGNYTLRDYLAMGTILLILILVVTLLFIYTT, encoded by the coding sequence ATGATAAGTCTTTCATTCGCAGAGTATTATGTATTAGCAGTACTTATCCTAGCAATAATACTATTATTAATCCGCATCATTAGGTATGACGTTATTGGCCTCCTTATAATGATAATGCTGATCATTGGTAATGTAATTAGCCCAGAAAAGGCCTTGGCATTTATTGGCTCTACCACGGTTATCGTACTCGGTAGCGTTATGGTGATTAGTAAGGCCCTTGAAGAGTCGGGTTTCCTTGATAGATTAGCTGAGGAGTTGGATAGGGTGTTTGGGAATGAATACTTGCTCCTACTGATTGTAATGCTAATAACCTCATTATTATCAGGATTCATGAGCGATGTAGCCCTGGTCTCCATATTCATACCATTCATGTACGCAGTATCAAGGAACCATAATAAGAGGTTATCTAAGTACTTATTACCGCTTTCTTATGCGGCCATTGTTGGTGGTAGATACACAATATTCGGTACTAGTACGAACTTAATAATTGATCAGCTTTGGTATGAGAGATTCGGTAGGTATTTGTCAATATTTCAGTTCCTAGATATAGGGTTAATAATAATCCTCGTGAGCATACCAGCACTACTACTAATTTATCTATTATTGCCGAATAGGGAGAGCATAGTTACTACTGTTGATGATTTGAAGATCGGTGAGTACGTCGTCGAGGCACAGGTGAATGATGACTGTGAATGGGTTGGTAAGGCCAAGCGTGAGGTTGAGAAAGAGTATGGAATTAGGATAAGGTCCATACTACCAAGGAGGTTATCTAGGTCGGGTAAAATACATGGTGGCGCTACATTAATAATGGAAGTACCCGTGGATAAGTTACCAATAATATCATCAGTAAAGGGATTGACCCTTGTGCCTCAGTCGACCCAGATTGAGGGTAAGGATATTGTTGAGGCTTTAATAACGAGTTCATCATCCCTCATTAACTACACGATATCGGACCTAGACGTTCTGAATAAGTATGGAGTTAAAATAGTTGGTATTTCTGCGGGGAGTAGGAGGATATACGGTAGGATATCCCATGTAATCCTCAAATCCGGTGATGCATTACTCCTCATGGGTGATGAAGAAAGTATTGCCAAATTCATGAGTGACTATGGACTTGTGCCACTTAGGTCGAAGGGCGCCAAGCTCTTTGACGTTAGGAAGGGCACCTTATCCGTTGCAGTCCTAGTTGGAGCCACGATCGCCTCATTATTTGGCGTGAACATTGCCCTGGCCTTCCTCACTGGTGTTATTGTGCTTATGCTTAGTGGTGTAGTTAATTATAGGAGGATTTACCAATACGTTGATTGGTCAGTCCTAATATTCATAGCATCATTCCTAACCCTAGGCTACGCGATGAGTAGTACTGGGTTATCAATGGTAATAGCTGGTGTATTTCCCAGGTCCTTAATCATACTATTCCTAATAACCGCGTTAATAGCTAATTTCGTAAATAACGTGAGTGCCGCAACAATAATGACTCCAATAGCTCTCACTTACCCGAATCCATTATTGGCAGTGACCGTGGTGGCCATGGCATCAACAACCACGTTCCTAACGCCATTTAGTCATCCTGCAAACCTCCTTGTTTATAATCCAGGGAATTATACACTAAGGGATTACCTTGCAATGGGGACAATACTACTGATCCTAATACTAGTGGTTACTCTCCTATTCATATACACGACTTAA
- a CDS encoding glucose 1-dehydrogenase gives MGEYSNKVILVTGGTRGIGRAIAEAFLREGASVAVTYARSDDKARELEKRGILTIKCDVANRDEVRRAAEIVEDKFGDVNVIVNNAGVMYLMPLESYNEGLFDRMMGINVKGIIYTTLEFLPQLKRMKGVIVNIASNAGIGTAFEGTTYYAITKAAVIILTKRMAFELGKYGIRVNAVAPGWIETDMTTANRNPEEIEKTKSLVRSRTMLSITGVPEDIANVVLFLASDRARYITGQTIVADGGRIDYLTHGI, from the coding sequence ATGGGCGAGTACAGTAATAAGGTGATTCTCGTTACAGGTGGTACTCGAGGCATTGGTAGGGCGATTGCGGAGGCATTCCTGAGGGAAGGTGCTAGTGTTGCTGTGACGTACGCGAGGAGCGATGATAAGGCCAGGGAGCTCGAGAAAAGGGGGATATTGACCATTAAGTGTGATGTGGCGAATAGGGACGAGGTCAGGAGGGCTGCCGAGATCGTTGAGGATAAATTTGGTGATGTCAATGTCATAGTTAATAATGCAGGTGTTATGTACTTAATGCCCCTTGAGTCTTATAATGAGGGGTTATTTGACAGAATGATGGGGATTAACGTTAAGGGCATTATCTACACGACACTTGAGTTCCTGCCGCAGTTAAAGAGGATGAAGGGCGTCATAGTGAACATAGCCTCAAATGCGGGTATAGGCACGGCCTTTGAGGGCACTACGTATTACGCAATAACTAAGGCAGCGGTCATAATACTCACGAAGCGCATGGCGTTTGAACTCGGTAAATACGGCATTAGGGTTAATGCCGTTGCACCTGGTTGGATTGAGACCGATATGACCACGGCGAACAGGAACCCCGAGGAGATTGAGAAGACGAAGTCTCTGGTCAGATCAAGGACCATGTTAAGCATTACCGGTGTGCCTGAGGACATAGCCAATGTCGTGCTCTTCCTAGCCAGCGATAGGGCTAGGTACATCACAGGACAAACCATAGTTGCTGATGGTGGTAGGATTGATTACCTAACCCATGGAATTTAG
- a CDS encoding aspartate aminotransferase family protein, with product MSNLSGRVQELIDKYTKIYMEGTSKSRELFERARKVLPGGTTYQIRHFSPYPVYITRAGGARVWDVDGNEYVDYWMGHGTHILGHSPDFVVKAVNDAAYEGTHLGYPNTLEVEYAELLTKVVPNVDMVRFSNSGTEANMYAVRLARAYTGHRYVVKMEGGWHGGYDGLHVGINPPFEGPESLGLPAEHIKYTLVVPFNDLNALERVLKDFDVAAVIMEPVLGSGGCIEPQPGYLKGVRELVDRYGALLIFDEVITGFRLALGGGQELFNTKADIVTLGKIVGGGYPGAGAIASRSEIMELLDQVKRPSARSRSFHGGTFTGNRVTLTAGYTLINYLSQHRSLYEGFNNLWNWAREGLNRACEDHGRLCWVTGVGSMLGIHFTRDRPVNARVAYTDRINEDLYHLTHLYMRTRGILYMTEHMPHLLPSMIHTREHANTLVEEFKGLLSEIVHK from the coding sequence ATGAGTAATCTTAGTGGTAGAGTTCAGGAGCTGATTGATAAATACACAAAGATTTACATGGAGGGGACGAGTAAGTCCAGGGAATTATTCGAGAGGGCTAGGAAGGTGTTACCAGGAGGAACCACGTATCAAATAAGGCACTTCTCCCCATACCCAGTTTACATAACGAGGGCTGGTGGTGCTAGGGTTTGGGACGTAGATGGTAATGAGTACGTTGATTACTGGATGGGTCATGGAACCCACATACTCGGTCACTCACCGGACTTCGTAGTTAAGGCTGTTAATGATGCAGCTTATGAGGGGACGCACTTGGGTTATCCGAATACTCTCGAGGTTGAGTACGCCGAATTACTAACGAAGGTTGTACCTAATGTTGATATGGTTAGGTTCTCAAATAGCGGTACCGAGGCTAATATGTACGCCGTTAGGCTTGCCAGGGCATACACTGGGCATAGGTATGTGGTTAAGATGGAGGGTGGTTGGCACGGTGGATATGACGGCTTGCATGTCGGCATTAATCCGCCATTTGAGGGTCCCGAGAGCCTTGGCCTACCTGCGGAGCACATTAAGTACACGCTTGTTGTTCCATTCAATGATCTTAACGCTCTGGAGAGGGTTCTGAAGGATTTTGATGTGGCTGCGGTGATTATGGAGCCTGTACTTGGTTCAGGCGGTTGTATAGAGCCACAGCCCGGTTACCTAAAGGGTGTTAGGGAGTTGGTAGATAGGTATGGGGCTTTGCTGATATTTGATGAGGTTATTACGGGATTTAGGCTAGCCCTTGGTGGTGGTCAGGAATTATTCAATACTAAGGCCGACATAGTGACGCTTGGTAAGATAGTCGGTGGTGGGTACCCAGGCGCCGGTGCCATTGCCTCTAGGTCGGAGATAATGGAGTTGCTCGACCAGGTTAAGAGGCCGAGTGCTAGGTCGAGGAGTTTCCACGGTGGTACATTCACTGGGAATAGGGTAACGCTTACGGCAGGTTATACACTCATTAATTACTTAAGTCAACATAGGTCATTATACGAGGGGTTCAACAACCTATGGAATTGGGCTAGGGAGGGGCTTAACAGGGCCTGTGAGGATCATGGCAGGCTTTGTTGGGTAACTGGTGTGGGTAGTATGTTGGGTATTCACTTCACTAGGGATAGACCAGTAAATGCTAGGGTGGCATATACGGATAGAATTAATGAAGATCTTTATCACTTAACGCACCTGTACATGAGGACGAGGGGCATACTATACATGACCGAGCACATGCCACACCTACTACCATCAATGATACACACAAGGGAGCATGCAAATACATTGGTGGAGGAGTTCAAGGGTTTATTGAGTGAGATTGTTCATAAGTAA
- a CDS encoding cysteine hydrolase translates to MVSPDVLREILKPSNSILVAWDMHRALFNGIFNKDEFQRALDTAISAARRVNVPVIFTRITPYPSGFEPITTRIMQWRGGFKPEEMELIVQPQPNDVVINKNTWSLFVGTNVELLLRNSGRYTVVFTGISTDIGVETSARHAYALGFIPVIISDAVSSHDREAHERSLMNMRRFFPVITANELAKYWS, encoded by the coding sequence ATGGTTAGTCCTGACGTACTTAGGGAAATACTAAAACCAAGTAATTCAATTCTTGTGGCTTGGGATATGCATAGGGCATTATTCAACGGCATATTCAATAAGGATGAATTTCAAAGGGCCTTGGATACGGCAATCAGTGCCGCCAGGAGGGTTAATGTGCCAGTAATATTTACGAGGATTACACCATATCCAAGTGGCTTTGAACCAATAACCACTAGGATTATGCAGTGGAGGGGTGGCTTCAAGCCTGAGGAGATGGAGTTAATAGTTCAGCCTCAACCCAATGACGTAGTCATTAATAAGAATACCTGGTCACTCTTTGTTGGGACAAACGTAGAACTACTGCTTAGGAATTCGGGGAGGTATACCGTTGTATTCACGGGTATTTCCACGGATATTGGTGTTGAGACCAGTGCAAGGCATGCGTACGCCCTGGGCTTCATACCGGTTATAATATCCGACGCCGTATCATCACATGATAGGGAGGCTCATGAGAGGTCGTTGATGAACATGAGGAGGTTCTTCCCAGTAATAACGGCGAATGAACTGGCTAAGTACTGGTCATGA
- the kae1 gene encoding KEOPS complex N(6)-L-threonylcarbamoyladenine synthase Kae1, whose protein sequence is MTLVLGIESTAHTFGVGIASEDGILININDTYTPPQGVGIHPRAAADHHVMIGPKLLKDALRRLNISIRDINAIAFSMGPGLGPALRVGATLARAIAIKFSKPLVPVHHGVAHVEVARWSVRFRDPLVLLVSGGHTMIIAHSGRSYGVFGETIDMAVGNALDYFARSVGLPNPGVPHLEECAEKGSRYVSLPYTVKGQDVSFSGLIEEALRLVKKGIALPDICLSLVETAYSMLGEVVERGLALTGKKELLLAGGVARSRRLREIMDWIAKEFNAKLGIVPPEYAGDNGGMIALTGLLAYRSGVTIDPTEAVTRQRWRLDEIETPWFGKEPWFG, encoded by the coding sequence ATGACACTAGTACTAGGCATCGAATCCACAGCACACACCTTTGGAGTCGGCATAGCCAGTGAGGATGGAATACTAATAAACATTAACGACACATACACACCACCACAGGGCGTAGGCATACACCCAAGAGCCGCCGCTGACCACCACGTAATGATCGGCCCCAAACTACTCAAAGATGCATTGAGAAGACTTAACATAAGCATTAGGGATATTAATGCCATAGCCTTCTCCATGGGCCCAGGACTTGGCCCAGCCCTAAGGGTCGGTGCTACCCTAGCCAGGGCAATAGCCATTAAGTTCAGCAAACCACTGGTGCCGGTGCATCACGGCGTTGCGCATGTTGAGGTGGCTAGGTGGTCCGTCAGGTTCAGAGACCCATTAGTACTCCTCGTGTCTGGGGGTCACACGATGATTATAGCGCACTCGGGCAGGTCTTATGGTGTGTTTGGCGAGACTATAGACATGGCCGTGGGGAACGCCCTGGACTACTTCGCGAGGAGTGTTGGATTACCAAATCCAGGGGTGCCGCACTTAGAGGAATGCGCTGAGAAGGGTAGTAGGTACGTATCCCTACCCTACACGGTCAAGGGGCAGGACGTATCCTTCTCAGGACTAATCGAAGAAGCCCTGAGGCTCGTCAAGAAGGGCATTGCGCTACCCGATATATGCCTGAGCCTTGTCGAGACAGCCTACTCAATGCTAGGCGAGGTAGTAGAGAGAGGACTAGCACTAACCGGAAAGAAGGAGCTACTTCTGGCAGGCGGCGTGGCCAGAAGCAGGAGGCTCAGGGAAATCATGGACTGGATAGCAAAGGAATTCAACGCAAAACTCGGCATAGTACCACCAGAGTACGCGGGGGACAACGGAGGAATGATCGCACTAACAGGACTACTAGCCTACAGAAGCGGAGTAACAATAGACCCAACAGAAGCCGTAACAAGACAAAGATGGAGACTTGACGAGATCGAGACACCCTGGTTCGGCAAAGAGCCTTGGTTCGGCTAA
- a CDS encoding DUF6036 family nucleotidyltransferase, protein MEIPQAVSVIISMLKQLGFRVFLIGARALAFYGIVRETGDWDLTIDKPFSVEIRDLITNKLRDLGYNVQWRKWGFYVDINDVHIDINYMPLTLDKEFIEKAKFFGDLLIPSIEDLIILKLMSGERKDIEDVKHLLRLPNLDIHYLIKRSRQAGIDKDLLKIAKRIGLRLNDEAIHI, encoded by the coding sequence ATGGAGATACCTCAGGCAGTTTCCGTAATAATCTCAATGCTTAAGCAGCTTGGATTTAGAGTATTTCTAATAGGTGCAAGGGCATTGGCGTTTTACGGCATCGTTAGGGAGACTGGCGATTGGGATTTAACAATAGATAAGCCATTCAGCGTGGAAATTAGAGACCTAATCACGAATAAATTACGAGACCTAGGATACAACGTACAATGGAGAAAATGGGGATTTTATGTCGATATAAATGATGTCCATATTGATATTAATTATATGCCATTAACGCTTGACAAAGAATTTATAGAAAAAGCCAAATTCTTTGGAGATTTACTAATTCCATCTATTGAGGATTTGATAATTCTTAAATTAATGAGCGGTGAAAGAAAGGACATAGAGGATGTAAAGCATTTACTCAGATTACCTAACCTCGATATCCATTACCTCATTAAGCGATCACGGCAGGCTGGTATTGATAAGGATTTATTAAAGATTGCTAAGAGGATTGGTTTGAGGCTGAATGACGAAGCAATTCACATTTAG
- a CDS encoding archaellin/type IV pilin N-terminal domain-containing protein translates to MTTKMNRKGISNVVATIILIAVAIALAVAVAVWVFGLAGSASKTATLQVQAVGLTGISNGTPVLTLLISNPSSSGIGINGFTLGSLSCVFPTPIQIPAGEQGAMIKITLSGSKGYFTSASVNGTSASCSGSQAAQVGVQYSGYITTVSGQTYPFTVTASS, encoded by the coding sequence ATGACAACCAAAATGAATAGAAAGGGTATCTCCAACGTAGTAGCGACAATAATACTCATAGCCGTGGCAATAGCACTAGCAGTGGCAGTGGCTGTGTGGGTCTTCGGACTAGCAGGCTCAGCAAGCAAAACAGCAACACTGCAAGTGCAGGCAGTTGGCCTTACTGGTATCTCTAATGGAACCCCTGTTTTGACCCTCCTGATTAGTAACCCATCAAGCAGCGGCATAGGCATTAATGGCTTCACCCTCGGAAGCCTAAGCTGCGTCTTCCCAACTCCAATACAAATACCAGCTGGTGAACAGGGAGCAATGATAAAAATAACATTATCAGGATCCAAGGGCTACTTCACTAGCGCTTCCGTCAATGGTACATCAGCATCATGCAGCGGCAGTCAGGCTGCACAGGTTGGTGTTCAATACAGCGGATACATAACAACCGTGAGCGGACAGACATACCCATTCACAGTAACAGCAAGCTCATAA
- a CDS encoding alcohol dehydrogenase catalytic domain-containing protein, translating to MRAVGFDRHGDPSVLKVMELPDPKPEPGEVVIRVLATSLNRIDTIVRRGYPGIPVRLPHVPGADIVGYIESIGPNTDLGEFRIGDLVLVSNVWGCGSCRFCKVGMEDHCPSWTMPGFHVWGGYGELVRVPVRALIKAPKGFSINEMAVLPLAYGVSWKALRTANVGPGDWVLILSGSGGIGTALTILAKALSARVIAVTSRPNVLRSLGADVVVGYDKDELMKVISEKTEYGVDTAIDTIGDTLPMALDAIRPGGTVITFGILGKSPAVQIDIRRFYLRHAQLIGIHNAAKSYLREIIDFMVSKGVRSFISRVATVKETPALHELMESRGVVGKVVMIHEWD from the coding sequence ATGAGGGCTGTTGGCTTTGATAGGCATGGAGATCCCAGCGTACTTAAGGTCATGGAACTCCCAGATCCTAAGCCAGAACCTGGAGAGGTCGTTATTAGGGTTCTGGCGACATCATTGAATAGGATTGACACTATCGTGCGTAGAGGATACCCAGGTATTCCAGTTAGGTTACCGCATGTGCCTGGCGCGGACATTGTTGGTTACATAGAGTCTATTGGGCCTAATACGGACCTTGGTGAGTTTAGGATTGGTGATTTAGTCCTTGTTAGTAATGTGTGGGGCTGCGGTTCGTGCAGGTTCTGTAAGGTGGGTATGGAGGATCACTGCCCTTCATGGACCATGCCTGGGTTCCACGTTTGGGGCGGCTATGGCGAGCTGGTTAGAGTTCCAGTTAGGGCCCTCATTAAGGCGCCCAAGGGCTTTAGTATTAATGAGATGGCCGTGTTACCACTGGCCTATGGCGTTTCCTGGAAAGCGCTGAGGACCGCCAATGTTGGTCCAGGCGACTGGGTCTTAATACTAAGTGGTTCTGGCGGTATTGGCACTGCGTTAACCATACTGGCTAAGGCATTGAGTGCTAGGGTTATTGCTGTGACGTCGAGACCTAATGTGTTGAGGTCCCTGGGCGCCGATGTAGTTGTTGGTTATGACAAGGATGAATTGATGAAGGTTATTAGCGAGAAGACTGAGTATGGTGTTGACACGGCCATAGACACCATTGGTGATACCCTACCCATGGCGCTTGACGCTATTAGACCAGGTGGTACGGTAATTACGTTTGGAATCCTCGGTAAATCACCCGCTGTACAAATTGATATTAGGAGGTTCTACCTTAGGCATGCACAATTAATCGGTATTCACAATGCGGCTAAGTCCTACCTTAGGGAGATCATTGACTTCATGGTTAGTAAGGGTGTGAGGTCATTCATAAGTAGGGTAGCCACGGTTAAGGAGACACCAGCACTCCATGAGTTGATGGAGAGTAGGGGCGTGGTTGGTAAGGTGGTGATGATTCATGAGTGGGACTAG
- a CDS encoding CPBP family glutamic-type intramembrane protease, with translation MSGTRAKTVIYIALPLVLWPLSFDVFSRYFVYGMVLSTLLLGSLSLAWFRDRLRWFRMNIVIAVVLGLIMSGVLYIIFIGGYAILRYMGLANYVVLVYGMIRSMTNAYALAMALVIIGFMEEVYWRGGLQELSRDLGGVFRGEPWLVSMIYYTLIHISTLNPALMAGAFAIGLIDGLLADKVGLVTSIIAHVLWLELMMVFLPLVP, from the coding sequence ATGAGTGGGACTAGGGCTAAGACCGTGATTTACATAGCGCTGCCCCTAGTGTTGTGGCCTTTGTCCTTCGACGTGTTCAGTAGGTACTTTGTCTATGGCATGGTACTATCAACACTACTACTTGGTTCACTATCCCTGGCCTGGTTCAGGGATAGGCTTCGGTGGTTTAGAATGAACATTGTAATAGCCGTAGTACTTGGCCTTATTATGTCTGGGGTACTTTACATTATTTTCATAGGTGGTTACGCAATACTTAGGTACATGGGTCTCGCCAACTACGTTGTACTGGTCTACGGCATGATTAGGAGTATGACCAATGCCTATGCCCTGGCTATGGCCCTGGTTATTATTGGGTTTATGGAGGAGGTTTATTGGAGGGGTGGTCTTCAGGAATTATCGAGGGATTTGGGTGGTGTTTTCCGTGGTGAGCCCTGGTTGGTATCAATGATTTACTACACACTTATCCATATATCAACTTTGAATCCAGCACTTATGGCCGGTGCATTTGCTATTGGGTTGATTGATGGTTTATTAGCGGATAAGGTGGGTCTAGTAACTTCAATAATAGCTCACGTGTTATGGTTGGAGTTAATGATGGTGTTTTTACCCCTGGTTCCATGA